The following proteins are encoded in a genomic region of Periophthalmus magnuspinnatus isolate fPerMag1 chromosome 10, fPerMag1.2.pri, whole genome shotgun sequence:
- the LOC129456587 gene encoding protocadherin gamma-A11-like, which yields MLLDGTMGVKILTFLSFCFWSSTLGHISYSVPEELPKGYVIGNIAKDLEVDIKRLKSRKARIFTHETGEYVELNNEKGVLLIKDRIDREALCGQEEMCTLQFQIILENPMEIHSVTVDIKDVNDNSPFFEKDKVHFKISESAVNGAKFILSRAVDYDVGVNGLQTYRLEPRDNFEIKLYDQADGSKNVEMVLVKPLDREKSEHLSLVLTALDGGEPQMSGTMQILITVLDANDNAPVFTNPIYKASIKENAPLGTVVTTVTATDADQGSNGKITYSVSNMPDNARGLFEINPENGEIVLKGGIDYEKAKTFQLSIQASDEGGLVDSCEVIVDVTDVNDNMPTIHVLSKINSLTENAQPGTVVTMINIRDVDSAENGRVQCFINDNVPFELKFTNNDFYSLVSDGNLDREQASEYNITVTCSDEGVPSLSSSVTLTLHISDVNDNAPVFDRSSYEAYIVENNSPGLSIFTVKATDADWNQNARVSYILEDSSVNGVPVSSYVSVNADSGVIHAVRSFDYEQIKDFQLCVKAQDGGSPPLSSNVTVKILVQDQNDNAPQVLYPVQTGGSLVAEMVPRSADVGYLVTKVVAVDVDSGQNAWLSYKLQKAADRALFEVGSQNGEIRTIRQVTDKDAVKQRLTVIVEDNGQPSRSATVIVNVAVADSFPEVLSEFTDFTHDKEYNDNLTFYLVLALAVVSFLFITCVVVIISVKIYRWRQSRILYHSNLPVIPYYPPRYSDTLGTGTLPHVYNYDTCRTTDSRKSDCKFGRAGSQNVLIMDPSSTGTMQRIQSEKSILDEPDSPLEVRHL from the coding sequence ATGCTGTTGGACGGAACAATGGGAGTGAAAATACTGACGTTTTTGTCTTTCTGCTTTTGGAGCTCGACGCTTGGACACATCAGCTACTCTGTTCCGGAGGAATTACCTAAAGGTTATGTTATTGGGAACATTGCAAAGGATTTGGAGGTTGACATAAAGAGGTTAAAATCGAGAAAGGCGCGAATTTTTACGCACGAAACGGGTGAATATGTGGAACTGAACAACGAAAAGGGAGTGCTGCTAATCAAAGACAGAATAGACCGAGAGGCGCTGTGTGGACAAGAGGAGATGTGCACGTTACAGTTTCAGATTATTCTAGAGAATCCTATGGAGATTCACAGTGTTACTGTCGATATAAAAGACGTGAATGATAATTCACCTTTCTTTGAAAAGGACAAGGTTCATTTCAAAATAAGTGAGTCTGCTGTGAATGGGGCTAAATTTATATTAAGCCGTGCAGTTGATTATGATGTCGGAGTGAACGGTTTGCAGACGTATAGGCTCGAACCAAGAGACAATTTTGAAATCAAATTATATGATCAAGCAGACGGATCTAAAAATGTTGAGATGGTTTTAGTGAAACCTCTCGACAGAGAAAAGAGTGAGCACTTGTCTTTAGTGCTGACCGCGTTAGATGGAGGAGAGCCGCAGATGTCTGGAACAATGCAGATTCTAATAACTGTCTTAGATGCCAATGACAATGCTCCTGTTTTTACAAATCCCATTTATAAAGCGTCCATAAAGGAGAATGCGCCACTCGGAACAGTAGTGACGACAGTGACCGCTACAGACGCAGATCAGGGCTCTAATGGGAAAATTACCTACTCCGTGTCAAATATGCCAGATAATGCGCGCGGATTATTTGAAATAAATCCAGAAAATGGTGAAATTGTGCTTAAAGGAGGTATTGATTATGAAAAGGCCAAAACATTTCAATTGAGTATCCAAGCAAGTGATGAAGGAGGCTTAGTGGATTCATGTGAGGTAATTGTGGACGTCACAGACGTGAATGACAACATGCCCACTATACACGTGTTGtccaaaataaatagtttaacaGAGAATGCGCAGCCTGGGACAGTTGTTACGATGATAAACATCCGCGATGTAGATTCTGCTGAAAATGGGAGGGTGCAGTGCTTTATCAATGATAATGTTCCATTTGAGTTAAAATTTACGAACAATGATTTCTATAGTTTAGTGTCAGATGGTAATTTAGACAGAGAGCAGGCGTCAGAATACAACATCACAGTCACGTGTTCAGATGAGGGCGTGCCCTCTCTCTCCAGCAGCGTCACTCTCACATTACACATCTCTGACGTGAATGACAACGCGCCTGTCTTTGACAGGAGCTCGTATGAGGCCTACATTGTAGAAAACAACAGCCCGGGCCTCTCTATATTCACAGTGAAAGCCACAGACGCTGACTGGAACCAGAACGCGCGTGTCTCTTACATACTGGAGGACTCCTCTGTTAACGGAGTGCCAGTCTCCTCATATGTGTCCGTTAATGCAGATAGTGGAGTCATCCATGCAGTGCGCTCCTTTGACTACGAGCAGATTAAAGATTTCCAGTTGTGCGTAAAAGCGCAGGACGGAggatctcctcctctcagcagcAACGTGACTGTGAAAATCCTGGTTCAGGACCAGAACGACAACGCCCCTCAGGTGCTGTACCCAGTCCAGACTGGGGGCTCTCTGGTGGCTGAGATGGTGCCTCGTTCAGCAGATGTGGGCTATCTGGTCACTAAAGTGGTGGCTGTGGATGTGGACTCTGGACAGAATGCCTGGCTCTCCTATAAACTGCAGAAAGCCGCAGACAGGGCGCTGTTTGAAGTGGGCTCACAGAATGGAGAAATTAGAACTATCCGCCAAGTGACTGATAAAGATGCAGTGAAACAGAGACTGACTGTTATAGTGGAGGACAACGGGCAGCCCTCTCGTTCAGCTACAGTCATTGTTAACGTGGCGGTGGCGGACAGCTTTCCTGAAGTACTGTCTGAGTTCACTGACTTTACGCACGACAAGGAGTACAATGACAACCTGACTTTTTACTTAGTGCTGGCTCTGGCTGTAGTCTCCTTTCTGTTCATCACGTGTGTAGTCGTCATTATATCAGTGAAAATCTACAGATGGAGACAGTCTCGCATCCTGTATCACTCCAATCTGCCAGTGATCCCATATTATCCTCCACGTTACTCAGACACTCTGGGCACAGGGACCCTCCCACACGTGTACAATTACGACACGTGCAGGACCACAGACTCCAGAAAGAGTGACTGTAAGTTTGGCAGAGCTGGTAGTCAGAACGTGCTGATAATGGATCCCAGTTCAACAGGGACGATGCAGCGGATACAGAGCGAGAAGAGCATCCTGGACGAACCAGACTCTCCTCTCGAGGTCAGACATTTGTAA